Proteins encoded together in one Solanum lycopersicum chromosome 7, SLM_r2.1 window:
- the LOC101251201 gene encoding anthocyanidin 3-O-glucosyltransferase 2-like — translation MENTKQIVFIPGPGMGHLVAAIEIGKLLISRANWLSIVFFVIDLPIETRVHTYTNQSQLINKRLLFLHLSSPKTQTNHLSNRKTLLVETFNNSKELVRNAIIQNFMTTSLVGVVVDMFSDKMIQVATELGLPSYVFFTSSAAFLGLMFYAQILKDEHNQDISDFNNSDTLLPVSTYIHPLPAKVLPNAMLDKIGRLHLTLSTARMLRKVKGIIIKTFVEFELHSMNTLDNDDGVSVLYPIGPMINLNHEPDESINSWLDEQQDSSVLFLCFGSYGSFDEEQLKEIAVALDHSGCRFLWSLRQPQGKGEIGASDDVAHPEQVLPDGFFTRSMNRGKVIGWAPQAAVLSHRSIGGFITHCGWNSILESLWFGVPIATWPMYAEQQVNAFEMVVDLEIVVDIKMEYRSESPVLVTAEEIECAIRRLMFDSKEEKNGIRKKMEELKEKSRKTLFEGGSSYCFLESLITEFND, via the coding sequence atGGAGAACACTAAGCAGATAGTTTTCATTCCAGGGCCAGGAATGGGTCACCTCGTTGCTGCTATTGAAATTGGCAAATTACTCATCAGCAGAGCCAATTGGCTTTCAATTGTTTTCTTCGTAATTGATCTTCCAATTGAAACCCGAGTTCATACCTATACAAATCAATCGCAGTTGATTAATAAACGCCTGCTATTCTTGCACCTTTCTTCTCCAAAAACTCAAACTAATCATCTTTCAAATCGAAAAACTCTTCTTGTGGAGACCTTCAATAATTCGAAGGAGCTGGTAAGAAATGCAATAATACAAAACTTCATGACAACTAGTCTTGTTGGTGTGGTTGTTGACATGTTTAGTGACAAAATGATTCAAGTAGCAACAGAGCTTGGTTTACCAAGCTATGTCTTTTTTACTTCTAGTGCTGCTTTTCTTGGACTTATGTTTTATGCACAGATACTTAAAGATGAACACAATCAAGACATCTCCGATTTTAACAACTCGGATACGTTACTTCCTGTTTCCACTTATATCCATCCTCTTCCAGCTAAGGTTTTGCCCAATGCCATGTTGGATAAGATTGGCAGATTGCATTTAACTCTGTCTACTGCTCGAATGTTACGAAAAGTGAAAGGGATTATAATTAAGACTTTTGTTGAGTTCGAGCTTCATTCGATGAATACCCTTGATAATGATGATGGGGTTTCGGTTTTATACCCAATTGGGCCTATGATCAACTTGAATCACGAGCCGGATGAGAGTATTAACAGCTGGTTAGATGAGCAACAAGATTCTTCTGTATTGTTCCTCTGTTTTGGGAGCTACGGTTCGTTTGACGAGGAACAGCTGAAGGAAATTGCAGTAGCTCTTGACCACAGCGGCTGCCGTTTCTTGTGGTCATTACGGCAGCCGCAGGGCAAGGGTGAAATAGGTGCTTCGGACGATGTTGCACATCCGGAGCAAGTGTTGCCAGATGGTTTCTTCACAAGAAGTATGAATAGAGGGAAGGTGATTGGATGGGCACCTCAAGCGGCGGTGCTATCTCACAGGTCGATTGGAGGATTCATAACACACTGTGGTTGGAATTCGATACTAGAAAGCTTGTGGTTTGGAGTTCCGATAGCAACATGGCCTATGTATGCAGAGCAGCAAGTAAATGCTTTCGAGATGGTGGTTGATTTAGAGATAGTCGTAGATATAAAGATGGAGTATCGGAGTGAGAGTCCGGTTTTGGTCACAGCAGAGGAGATAGAGTGTGCCATAAGGAGACTGATGTTTGATAGTAAAGAGGAGAAGAATGGTATCAGAAAGAAAATGgaagaattgaaagagaaaaGCAGGAAGACCTTGTTTGAAGGTGGATCATCTTACTGTTTTTTGGAGAGTTTGATCACTGAGTTCAACGACTAG
- the LOC101251490 gene encoding agamous-like MADS-box protein AGL80: MVKKKVKLAFIENNTERRVSYRKRQKEFVIKARELNTPCDVELATFIDSPYHKKAEVFSKFEDLTTQEKQLTKRINEIENEIEKVRKENKKMEYTNQMYGLLNGEQIPNRMNPEDLSGLTYVINKSLKQVNDAIKAKSHEDGFTSTAPQTIVGLMDSSVTSSEMSWDPLLASVDAPVLSEIPLLVPSIVTSETNFEKPSAPLNSVHVTPKFSTSS, encoded by the coding sequence ATGGttaaaaagaaagtgaagttggCTTTCATCGAAAATAACACTGAGAGGAGAGTCTCATATAGAAAACGTCAAAAAGAATTCGTAATCAAGGCTCGTGAACTCAACACCCCTTGCGATGTTGAATTGGCTACCTTCATCGATAGCCCTTACCACAAAAAAGCTGAGGTGTTCTCAAAGTTTGAGGATCTTACAACACAAGAAAAGCAACTTACGAAAAGAATCAATGAAATTGAGAATGAAATCGAGAAGGTAAGGaaggaaaataagaaaatggaGTATACAAACCAGATGTATGGATTGTTGAATGGTGAACAAATTCCCAATCGTATGAACCCAGAAGATCTCAGCGGTCTTACTTATGTGATCAATAAAAGCCTCAAACAGGTAAATGATGCGATCAAAGCAAAAAGTCACGAAGATGGGTTTACATCGACTGCACCTCAAACTATTGTTGGACTCATGGATTCTAGTGTTACCAGCTCTGAGATGTCATGGGATCCTCTTTTGGCCTCTGTTGATGCTCCAGTACTATCAGAGATTCCTCTTTTGGTTCCATCTATTGTAACTAGTGAGACCAATTTCGAGAAGCCAAGCGCTCCTCTTAATTCGGTTCATGTAACACCCAAGTTCTCAACAAGTTCTTAA